Proteins encoded in a region of the Nitrospira sp. genome:
- a CDS encoding Lrp/AsnC ligand binding domain-containing protein yields the protein MATRAYILIKVKTGKTKEVVGALKQIPGVEQAHSCFGRPDIFVFISVQDERALSDVVITKIHAIDGVEETDTHIVAEP from the coding sequence ATGGCGACAAGAGCCTACATTCTCATTAAAGTGAAAACGGGAAAGACCAAGGAGGTGGTCGGCGCGCTGAAACAAATACCCGGCGTGGAACAGGCTCACTCCTGCTTCGGCCGTCCGGATATTTTTGTCTTTATCAGCGTCCAGGATGAACGGGCACTCTCCGATGTCGTCATCACGAAGATCCATGCGATCGACGGCGTGGAAGAGACGGATACCCACATCGTCGCGGAACCTTAG
- a CDS encoding WYL domain-containing protein: protein MPRNDQVTRQWHVLRLLESPRGVTLDELRKRLPADYSRHARTVRRDLEALESAGFPLISEQIDGSVRWRLMDGVRQAPALSLSPTELMALVMSRALLKPLAGTHIQAALDSAMAKASSLLPPVSLDYMQRVQNVFAVGLGPHKTYKQHRETIDRLTQAVDKHRTVQVRYFSASRTRMTRREIDPYRLWYASGGLYLIGYCHLRKEPRMFAVERITSVTLTDHPYQLPLGFDLDAFVQDALTVMRGPRIEVELLFDKPTAAWVKDRVWHPSQRLLHLSRGRLRMTLSLAETRELLGWILSFGSGVTVIRPETLRKAVREEAKRIWTDE, encoded by the coding sequence ATGCCGCGCAATGATCAAGTGACCAGGCAGTGGCATGTGCTTCGATTGCTGGAATCGCCGCGCGGCGTGACGCTGGATGAACTGCGCAAGCGGCTGCCCGCCGACTATAGTCGCCATGCCCGGACGGTCAGGCGCGATCTGGAGGCGCTCGAGTCAGCCGGATTTCCTCTCATCAGTGAACAGATCGACGGCTCTGTACGATGGCGCCTTATGGATGGAGTGCGTCAGGCTCCGGCCTTGTCGTTGTCGCCGACTGAACTGATGGCGCTGGTGATGAGCCGGGCGCTCCTCAAGCCGTTGGCAGGCACGCACATTCAGGCAGCCCTGGATTCGGCCATGGCGAAAGCTTCGAGCCTTCTGCCTCCAGTATCGCTCGACTATATGCAACGAGTCCAGAATGTGTTTGCAGTCGGCCTTGGCCCGCACAAGACCTACAAGCAACATCGAGAGACCATTGATCGGCTCACCCAAGCGGTCGACAAGCACCGGACCGTGCAAGTGCGCTATTTCTCGGCCTCTCGTACCCGCATGACCAGGCGCGAGATCGATCCCTACCGGCTCTGGTACGCGTCAGGCGGACTCTACCTGATCGGCTACTGCCACCTCCGCAAAGAACCGCGCATGTTCGCCGTCGAGCGGATCACATCCGTCACGCTGACCGATCATCCCTATCAATTACCGCTCGGCTTCGATTTGGATGCGTTCGTGCAGGATGCGTTGACCGTCATGCGCGGCCCGCGGATCGAGGTGGAACTTCTGTTCGATAAACCGACTGCTGCCTGGGTGAAGGACCGTGTCTGGCATCCCAGCCAGCGGCTCCTGCATCTGAGCCGAGGGCGGCTGCGAATGACCTTGTCCCTTGCCGAGACCCGGGAACTGCTCGGCTGGATTCTGAGTTTCGGCAGCGGTGTGACGGTAATCCGGCCTGAGACCCTGCGGAAAGCCGTGAGGGAGGAAGCGAAAAGGATCTGGACCGATGAGTGA
- a CDS encoding YifB family Mg chelatase-like AAA ATPase: protein MLAKVASAALVGLDAHLVDVEVDIAGGLPQFSVVGLPDATVKESRDRVRSALKNTGFHFPAKRITVNLAPAGVKKEGSGLDLAIAVGILVAEDVIPQAMLEKRVLIGELSLDGRVKSITGALSFALACRSGYELLLPADNGPEAALVEGVSAYPIRSLPEAVEFLKGSQRIVPTCSNQDLLESARTAEDEDYSDVRGQEHAKRALEVAAAGGHNVLMVGPPGSGKTMLARRLPSILPLLELQEAIETTRVHSVAGQLTPDRPLLAVRPFRAPHHSISDAGLVGGGTVPKPGEVSLAHNGVLFLDESPEFKRGVLEGLRQPLEDGHVILTRASGTLKYPARFMLIAAMNPCPCGYYGDRTRPCICTGTQIRRYRSKLSGPLLDRLDIHLDVPPVPVRELRTELPAPEGSTSIRSRVMAARERQRRRYRSDGIYTNAQLKPRMVKRYCGLGQPAQDLLEQAMARLRLSARAHGRILRVARTIADLADADKIEAVHIAEAIQYRSFDRNPDV, encoded by the coding sequence ATGCTTGCCAAGGTTGCGAGCGCGGCACTCGTCGGGCTGGATGCCCATCTCGTCGATGTCGAAGTCGATATCGCCGGCGGCCTGCCGCAGTTCTCGGTTGTCGGGTTGCCTGACGCGACCGTCAAGGAAAGTCGCGACCGTGTGCGCTCCGCGCTGAAAAACACCGGGTTTCACTTTCCTGCCAAGCGAATTACCGTGAATCTGGCTCCCGCCGGGGTCAAAAAAGAGGGCTCGGGGCTCGATCTCGCCATCGCTGTCGGGATTCTCGTCGCCGAAGATGTCATCCCTCAGGCCATGCTGGAAAAGCGTGTCTTGATCGGAGAACTGTCTTTAGACGGTCGGGTGAAATCGATCACCGGGGCCCTATCGTTTGCGCTCGCTTGCCGGTCCGGATACGAGTTGTTACTGCCCGCCGATAACGGCCCCGAAGCCGCGCTGGTGGAAGGAGTGAGCGCCTACCCGATCCGCAGTCTTCCGGAAGCTGTGGAGTTTCTCAAGGGAAGTCAACGCATTGTTCCAACTTGCTCAAACCAAGATTTGCTGGAATCAGCCAGGACGGCGGAGGATGAAGACTATTCAGACGTTCGAGGGCAGGAGCATGCGAAGCGCGCACTCGAAGTCGCGGCAGCCGGCGGGCATAACGTGCTGATGGTCGGTCCGCCTGGTTCCGGCAAGACGATGTTGGCACGGAGGCTTCCCTCGATCCTTCCGTTGTTGGAATTGCAAGAGGCGATTGAAACGACGCGCGTCCATAGCGTGGCCGGGCAACTGACTCCGGATCGGCCCTTGCTGGCGGTACGCCCGTTCCGAGCTCCTCATCACAGTATCTCGGATGCCGGGCTGGTGGGAGGGGGCACCGTTCCAAAGCCTGGGGAGGTCTCACTGGCGCATAACGGCGTGCTGTTTCTGGATGAGTCACCCGAGTTCAAACGGGGCGTGCTTGAGGGATTGCGGCAACCGTTGGAAGATGGACATGTGATCTTGACCAGAGCGAGCGGAACCCTGAAATATCCTGCTCGCTTCATGTTGATTGCCGCGATGAATCCTTGTCCTTGCGGATATTATGGGGATCGAACCAGGCCCTGTATTTGTACCGGCACTCAGATTCGTCGGTATCGCTCGAAACTCTCCGGGCCGCTGCTCGATCGGCTGGATATTCACCTGGACGTGCCGCCTGTTCCGGTGCGCGAACTACGCACCGAACTCCCTGCTCCCGAAGGATCGACCTCGATCAGATCACGTGTCATGGCGGCCCGCGAGCGCCAACGGCGGCGGTACCGAAGCGACGGCATCTACACGAATGCCCAGTTGAAGCCGCGGATGGTAAAGCGGTATTGTGGCCTGGGTCAACCAGCCCAAGACTTGCTTGAACAAGCGATGGCCAGGCTCCGACTGTCGGCGCGGGCGCATGGTCGCATCCTGCGCGTCGCTCGCACCATTGCCGACTTAGCTGACGCTGATAAGATTGAGGCCGTCCACATCGCGGAGGCTATTCAATATCGTTCATTCGACCGCAATCCTGACGTGTGA